In Rhodamnia argentea isolate NSW1041297 chromosome 11, ASM2092103v1, whole genome shotgun sequence, one genomic interval encodes:
- the LOC115744069 gene encoding L-ascorbate oxidase-like → MSRLITLSLCVLATMALAEARVRHYKWDVKYEFKSPDCYEKLAITVNGKTPGPAILAQQGDTVVVEVTNNLGTENLAIHWHGIRQIGSPWSDGTGGVTQCPILPGDTFTYRFIVDRAGTYLYHAHYGMQRGAGLYGSIRVSLPDGMAEPFPYDYDKSIILSDWYHNSTYEQAVGLSSIPFGWVGEPQSLLIHGKGKFDCSKLAPPSSDPSACNATNPECSPYVLTVVPGKKYRLRISSTATLSALSFQIEGHNMTIVEADGHYVEPIVVQNLFIYSGETYSVLIKIDQEPSRNYWITTNIVGRNATATTPPGLAVLNYYPNHPKRVPPTNPPAGPMWNDVAPRLAQSSAIKARQGYIHTPPPKSDRVIVFLNTQNKIDGYYHWSLNNVSLSLPNTPYLIALKENLHHVFDQRPLPDQLPGFADYPIYRVANNTNATSSNAIYRLKFNTTVDIILQNANSMIVNNSETHPWHLHGHDFWVLGYGIGKFDPDNDPKKYNLANPIKKNTVAVHPYGWTALRFIADNPGVWLFHCHVESHFYMGMGAVFEEGVDKVGKLPSEIMGCGETKGFKTP, encoded by the exons ATGAGTCGATTAATCACGTTGTCGCTATGTGTCCTCGCGACGATGGCACTGGCGGAGGCTAGAGTTCGTCACTACAAGTGGGATGTGAAGTATGAGTTCAAGTCGCCGGACTGCTATGAGAAGCTGGCCATCACCGTCAACGGCAAGACCCCGGGTCCGGCCATTCTGGCACAACAGGGGGACACCGTCGTCGTGGAAGTCACCAACAACTTGGGGACCGAGAATCTCGCGATTCACTGGCACGGAATCAGACAG ATTGGAAGCCCGTGGAGCGACGGAACCGGGGGTGTGACTCAGTGCCCTATTTTGCCTGGAGACACTTTTACCTATCGCTTTATCGTTGACCGG GCCGGAACATACTTGTACCATGCTCATTACGGGATGCAAAGAGGGGCCGGACTGTATGGATCGATCCGGGTTTCGCTGCCGGACGGCATGGCCGAGCCGTTCCCTTACGACTATGACAAGAGCATCATCCTCAGCGACTGGTACCACAACAGCACTTATGAACAAGCTGTTGGTCTATCCTCCATTCCCTTCGGTTGGGTTGGGGAGCCTCAA TCACTGCTAATTCATGGGAAGGGAAAGTTTGATTGCTCCAAATTGGCCCCTCCAAGCTCAGATCCATCGGCTTGTAATGCTACCAATCCCGAATGTTCGCCATACGTATTAACAGTCGTCCCCGGTAAAAAATATCGCCTCAGGATTTCGAGTACGGCCACTCTTTCGGCTCTCAGCTTTCAAATTGAG GGTCACAACATGACTATAGTTGAAGCAGACGGGCATTACGTAGAGCCAATTGTGGTCCAAAATCTGTTCATCTACTCGGGCGAGACGTACTCTGTCTTGATCAAAATCGACCAAGAACCATCAAGAAATTACTGGATCACGACCAACATTGTTGGCCGGAACGCCACGGCCACGACCCCTCCCGGTCTGGCCGTCCTCAATTATTACCCGAACCACCCGAAGAGGGTCCCACCCACGAATCCACCCGCCGGCCCGATGTGGAACGACGTCGCGCCACGATTGGCTCAGAGTTCGGCGATCAAAGCCCGCCAAGGGTACATCCACACTCCGCCGCCCAAATCGGACCGAGTGATTGTGTTCCTCAACACGCAGAACAAGATCGACGGTTATTACCATTGGTCCCTGAACAACGTATCACTCTCGCTCCCGAACACGCCGTACCTAATTGCCCTCAAGGAGAATCTCCACCACGTGTTCGATCAGCGCCCACTTCCCGACCAGCTACCCGGCTTTGCAGACTACCCCATCTACCGCGTCGCGAACAACACCAATGCCACCTCTAGCAACGCGATCTATAGACTGAAGTTCAACACTACAGTGGACATCATATTGCAAAATGCAAACTCCATGATCGTGAACAACAGCGAGACGCACCCATGGCACCTCCACGGCCACGATTTCTGGGTCCTTGGGTACGGGATAGGCAAATTCGACCCCGACAACGACCCGAAGAAGTACAATTTGGCGAACCCGATAAAGAAGAACACGGTAGCCGTCCATCCTTACGGGTGGACTGCCCTCAGATTTATCGCAGATAATCCGGGCGTTTGGTTGTTCCATTGCCATGTAGAGTCTCATTTCTACATGGGCATGGGCGCGGTGTTTGAAGAAGGTGTCGACAAGGTGGGAAAGTTGCCTTCTGAGATCATGGGATGTGGCGAGACAAAAGGCTTCAAGACACCATAA